The following proteins are co-located in the Telopea speciosissima isolate NSW1024214 ecotype Mountain lineage chromosome 9, Tspe_v1, whole genome shotgun sequence genome:
- the LOC122640252 gene encoding transcription factor JUNGBRUNNEN 1-like isoform X1 encodes MEVEKLSDLDTNKDDDDVLLPGFRFHPTDEELVGFYLRRKVEKKPISIELIKQIDIYKYDPWDLPKVSTVGDKEWYFFCIRGRKYRNSIRPNRVTGSGFWKATGIDRPIYCVGENNDCIGLKKSLVYYRGSAGKGAKTDWMMHEFRLPPNGNSDKKPNPKNITYEAEIWTLCRIFKRNVTYKKYTADWRGNSIINQSSTDSSSQTCSSESENREKCKNYGVAVTQQIEKKPTINHFDERNQLFSTQLNSIAQAPFTTLYSSFPNGNGNDFLKEGNWDELASIVEFAIDPTFVYGSR; translated from the exons atgGAGGTGGAGAAGCTAAGTGATTTAGATACTAataaggatgatgatgatgttctACTTCCAGGATTTCGATTTCATCCTACTGATGAAGAACTTGTTGGGTTTTATCTTCGGCGAAAAGTGGAGAAGAAACCTATCAGTATTGAACTCATCAAACAGATTGATATCTATAAATATGATCCATGGGATCTTCCAA AAGTTAGCACTGTGGGGGACAAGGAATGGTACTTCTTTTGCATTAGAGGAAGAAAATATAGAAACAGTATAAGGCCTAATAGAGTGACAGGGTCTGGATTTTGGAAAGCAACTGGCATCGATAGACCAATATATTGTGTCGGAGAAAACAATGATTGCATTGGCCTCAAGAAATCTCTAGTCTACTATAGAGGAAGTGCAGGAAAAGGCGCCAAAACTGATTGGATGATGCATGAATTTCGCCTTCCACCAAATGGAAATAGTGACAAAAAGCCAAATCCTAAGAACATTACTTATGAAGCT GAAATCTGGACACTTTGTCGAATCTTCAAGAGAAATGTTACTTATAAGAAGTACACAGCAGATTGGAGAGGAAACTCCATCATCAATCAAAGCTCAACTGATTCAAGTTCTCAAACATGTAGCTCTGAGtctgaaaatagagaaaagtgCAAAAACTATGGAGTTGCTGTTACTCAACAGATTGAGAAGAAGCCAACAATTAATCACTTTGATGAAAGGAACCAGTTGTTCTCAACCCAGTTGAATTCTATAGCTCAAGCTCCATTTACAACATTGTATTCAAGCTTTCCCAATGGCAATGGAAATGATTtcttaaaagaaggaaattggGATGAACTTGCATCTATAGTTGAGTTTGCCATTGACCCAACTTTTGTGTATGGAAGTAGATAG
- the LOC122640252 gene encoding transcription factor JUNGBRUNNEN 1-like isoform X2 codes for MEVEKLSDLDTNKDDDDVLLPGFRFHPTDEELVGFYLRRKVEKKPISIELIKQIDIYKYDPWDLPISTVGDKEWYFFCIRGRKYRNSIRPNRVTGSGFWKATGIDRPIYCVGENNDCIGLKKSLVYYRGSAGKGAKTDWMMHEFRLPPNGNSDKKPNPKNITYEAEIWTLCRIFKRNVTYKKYTADWRGNSIINQSSTDSSSQTCSSESENREKCKNYGVAVTQQIEKKPTINHFDERNQLFSTQLNSIAQAPFTTLYSSFPNGNGNDFLKEGNWDELASIVEFAIDPTFVYGSR; via the exons atgGAGGTGGAGAAGCTAAGTGATTTAGATACTAataaggatgatgatgatgttctACTTCCAGGATTTCGATTTCATCCTACTGATGAAGAACTTGTTGGGTTTTATCTTCGGCGAAAAGTGGAGAAGAAACCTATCAGTATTGAACTCATCAAACAGATTGATATCTATAAATATGATCCATGGGATCTTCCAA TTAGCACTGTGGGGGACAAGGAATGGTACTTCTTTTGCATTAGAGGAAGAAAATATAGAAACAGTATAAGGCCTAATAGAGTGACAGGGTCTGGATTTTGGAAAGCAACTGGCATCGATAGACCAATATATTGTGTCGGAGAAAACAATGATTGCATTGGCCTCAAGAAATCTCTAGTCTACTATAGAGGAAGTGCAGGAAAAGGCGCCAAAACTGATTGGATGATGCATGAATTTCGCCTTCCACCAAATGGAAATAGTGACAAAAAGCCAAATCCTAAGAACATTACTTATGAAGCT GAAATCTGGACACTTTGTCGAATCTTCAAGAGAAATGTTACTTATAAGAAGTACACAGCAGATTGGAGAGGAAACTCCATCATCAATCAAAGCTCAACTGATTCAAGTTCTCAAACATGTAGCTCTGAGtctgaaaatagagaaaagtgCAAAAACTATGGAGTTGCTGTTACTCAACAGATTGAGAAGAAGCCAACAATTAATCACTTTGATGAAAGGAACCAGTTGTTCTCAACCCAGTTGAATTCTATAGCTCAAGCTCCATTTACAACATTGTATTCAAGCTTTCCCAATGGCAATGGAAATGATTtcttaaaagaaggaaattggGATGAACTTGCATCTATAGTTGAGTTTGCCATTGACCCAACTTTTGTGTATGGAAGTAGATAG
- the LOC122640251 gene encoding cell division cycle 20.1, cofactor of APC complex-like, which produces MDAGSFTSSNKTQSRNPLQEHILQRRSSRENLDRFIPNRSAMDFDFARYMLTDGRVDKEATAVLSPSREAYRKQLKEAFNMNRTRILAFKNKPPSPVKGILSESTPSVQQLKPVKARRHIPQSSERTLDAPELVDDYYLNLLDWGSANVLAIALGNTVYLWDASDGSTSELVTLDDEDGPVTSVRWAPDGRHIAVGLNNSEIHLWDSSSNRQLRTLRGGHQSRVGSLDWNNHILTTGGMDGLIINNDVRVRNHIVETYRGHHQEVCGLKWSASGQHLASGGNDNLLHIWDRGMASSNSPTQWLHRLEDHTAAVKALAWCPFQSNLLASGGGGGDQCIKFWNTHTGACLNSVNTGSQVCSLLWSKNERELLSSHGFTQNQLTLWKYPSMVKLAELTGHTSRVLFMAQSPDGCTVASAAADETLRFWNVFGAPEAAKPTPKTSQEPFSNITRIR; this is translated from the exons ATGGATGCAGGATCTTTCACCTCTTCTAACAAGACCCAGTCTCGAAACCCTCTTCAAGAACACATCCTCCAGAGAAGAAGCTCCCGTGAAAAT TTGGATAGATTCATACCCAACCGTTCCGCGATGGATTTCGACTTTGCTCGTTACATGTTGACAGATGGAAGAGTGGACAAAGAAGCCACCGCAGTGCTCTCTCCATCAAGAGAAGCTTACAGGAAGCAATTAAAGGAGGCTTTCAATATGAACAGAACTCGGATCCTTGCTTTCAAGAACAAGCCACCTTCCCCAGTTAAAGGGATTTTATCAGAATCCACTCCATCTGTTCAACAATTGAAACCTGTAAAGGCGAGAAGACATATTCCTCAA TCTTCAGAGAGAACATTAGATGCCCCTGAACTTGTAGACGATTACTACTTGAACTTGCTTGACTGGGGCAGTGCCAATGTTCTAGCGATTGCCCTAGGGAACACTGTCTACTTGTGGGATGCTTCCGATGGATCTACTTCTGAGCTTGTGACACTTGATGACGAGGATGGCCCTGTCACCAGTGTTCGCTGGGCTCCCGATGGAAGACACATTGCTGTTGGCTTGAACAATTCTGAAATCCATTTATGGGATTCTTCCTCCAATCGACAG CTGAGAACTTTGAGAGGTGGGCACCAGTCCCGTGTGGGATCGCTTGATTGGAACAATCACATTCTGACCACCGGAGGAATGGATGGTCTTATCATCAACAATGATGTACGAGTAAGGAATCACATTGTTGAAACCTACAGGGGACATCACCAGGAGGTCTGTGGGCTAAAATGGTCAGCTTCCGGGCAGCATCTAGCCAGTGGAGGGAATGACAATCTTCTGCACATCTGGGACCGAGGAATGGCCTCTTCGAATTCTCCGACTCAATGGCTTCACAGGTTGGAAGACCACACAGCAGCAGTGAAGGCTTTGGCCTGGTGTCCTTTCCAGAGCAATTTGCTCGCctctggtggtggtggaggagacCAATGCATAAAATTCTGGAATACTCATACTGGTGCATGCTTGAACTCGGTGAATACAGGGTCTCAGGTCTGTTCCTTGCTGTGGAGCAAGAATGAGAGAGAGTTGTTGAGCTCTCATGGGTTCACTCAAAATCAGCTAACTCTTTGGAAGTACCCATCTATGGTTAAGCTTGCTGAGCTCACAGGACACACTTCGAGAGTTCTGTTCATGGCACAG AGCCCAGATGGTTGCACAGTGGCATCTGCAGCTGCTGATGAAACGCTTAGATTTTGGAATGTGTTTGGGGCTCCTGAAGCTGCGAAGCCTACCCCCAAAACAAGCCAGGAGCCATTTTCTAATATAACCCGCATTAGATGA